The following are from one region of the Halarcobacter sp. genome:
- a CDS encoding protein containing Six-hairpin glycosidase-like domain protein, whose product MIKTVETLFEDIRGALSYNKPFVATNKNKIDFDPKISQIYITLFQEGQRPIRWGSRKNTLEESINRVIFKLRTNQNFTKFNLLDKSKCRILFEIVTKEYPCNIRNLTTMKMSSPNRFEPGINGLKWKYKNILHYFMPTDAYTKSIMSVNQLLNFLSKQCEVAKRTNKISERVHLMRREDIEYTFVESNAYVSYEDQVLKLQRGYPLPAEFSKEIVYDKTIKSVNWLVKNMNDDGSFLYFYDPYKNTIVDDMHPNMLNPLYNNILRHSGGTITLLRAYELTGEEKYLTKARESIDFFISTFKEEKIDGQYSCFPFFNKKSKLGGAGIGLVSLMHYYLNSKSDKYNKYMEGLVRHILSRIDDEGEMIGYYIHPKYNDGKPIINPDDETKKELFSFYYPGEALLGLALYYRHMKNIDEKFKEEIKEKSEKALDFLVDIRPTKYDYLFEPLPADAWLMQAIEEWVKVDALKKQSYIDFVFNDTKQMFNHMYTEYNTLKTNKDYIGGFFYQFGDHVYHDASRCEGVVSAYYLAKYLKDEEKASWIMEHMLLSAEGLMKTFHDEKSNYCHVNPKKALHSFRFKLTRQWVRVDSVQHAACFFARLLKVLK is encoded by the coding sequence ATGATAAAGACTGTAGAAACTCTTTTTGAAGATATTAGAGGGGCTTTATCATATAATAAGCCTTTTGTCGCAACTAACAAAAATAAAATAGATTTTGACCCTAAAATCTCTCAAATATATATAACTCTTTTTCAAGAAGGACAAAGACCAATTAGGTGGGGCTCACGAAAAAATACCCTTGAAGAGAGTATCAATAGGGTTATTTTTAAACTAAGAACAAATCAAAACTTTACAAAGTTTAATCTTTTGGATAAATCTAAGTGCCGCATACTATTTGAAATAGTAACTAAAGAATATCCATGCAACATAAGAAATTTAACAACAATGAAAATGAGTTCTCCAAATAGGTTTGAGCCAGGAATAAATGGCTTAAAATGGAAATATAAAAATATTTTGCACTATTTTATGCCAACGGATGCCTACACAAAATCGATTATGAGTGTAAATCAATTATTAAATTTTCTTTCAAAACAATGTGAAGTTGCAAAAAGAACAAATAAAATAAGTGAACGTGTTCATCTAATGAGAAGAGAAGATATTGAGTATACTTTTGTAGAATCAAATGCTTATGTAAGTTATGAAGATCAAGTATTAAAACTACAAAGAGGATATCCTCTGCCAGCTGAATTTTCTAAAGAAATAGTTTATGATAAAACTATTAAAAGTGTTAATTGGTTAGTAAAAAATATGAATGATGATGGGAGTTTTTTATACTTTTATGATCCATATAAAAATACAATAGTTGATGATATGCATCCAAATATGCTAAACCCTTTATACAATAATATTTTAAGACATAGTGGTGGAACTATAACACTACTTAGAGCTTATGAATTAACAGGTGAAGAAAAATATCTTACAAAAGCAAGAGAATCAATTGATTTTTTTATCTCAACTTTTAAAGAAGAAAAGATAGATGGGCAGTATTCTTGTTTTCCTTTTTTTAACAAAAAATCAAAACTAGGTGGTGCTGGAATAGGACTTGTATCTTTAATGCATTATTATCTTAATTCAAAAAGTGATAAATATAACAAATATATGGAAGGCTTAGTAAGACATATACTTAGTAGAATAGATGATGAGGGTGAAATGATAGGTTATTATATCCATCCAAAATATAATGATGGCAAACCTATAATTAATCCTGATGATGAAACAAAAAAAGAGTTATTCTCTTTTTATTATCCAGGTGAAGCTCTTTTAGGTCTCGCTTTATACTATCGACATATGAAAAATATTGATGAAAAGTTTAAAGAAGAGATAAAAGAAAAAAGTGAAAAAGCTTTAGATTTTTTAGTTGATATTAGGCCTACAAAATATGATTATCTGTTTGAACCTTTACCAGCTGATGCATGGCTTATGCAAGCTATTGAAGAGTGGGTAAAAGTTGATGCTTTAAAAAAACAAAGCTATATCGATTTTGTATTTAATGATACAAAACAGATGTTTAATCATATGTACACAGAATATAATACTTTAAAAACAAATAAAGATTATATAGGTGGGTTTTTTTACCAATTTGGAGATCATGTTTACCATGATGCCTCAAGATGCGAAGGTGTTGTTAGTGCTTATTATTTAGCTAAATATTTAAAAGATGAAGAAAAAGCATCTTGGATTATGGAGCATATGTTATTAAGTGCTGAAGGTTTGATGAAAACTTTTCATGATGAAAAATCAAATTATTGTCATGTAAATCCTAAAAAAGCATTACATAGTTTTAGGTTCAAATTAACTAGACAATGGGTAAGAGTAGATTCTGTACAACACGCAGCTTGCTTTTTTGCAAGATTATTAAAAGTATTAAAATAG
- a CDS encoding NADH-ubiquinone oxidoreductase-F iron-sulfur binding region domain-containing protein produces MLDSLEDLEKLAIEKRDLKRNSHEELRVCVGSGCCSLGSEELLKNLKKDVKENGLDERCKVKGVGCSGLCSEAIMVSHYHKVKDSASIYSKMTSDSSNSFIETLNKQTPIKDKKCDVTQSFFTSQKKIVLENAGIVDPDDIDDYIAYDGYLALYTALENMSPQEVINEIKISGLRGRGGGGYPTGLKWETVAKVEAEQKYIVCNGDEGDPGAFMDRAIMEADPHKIIEGMTLAGYACGATKGFIYVRAEYPIAVQKLNKAIKQARVKGILGNQIADSGFSFDIEVRLGGGAFVCGEATALVASIEGNRGNPRQKPPHLSDYGLWKSPTVLNNVETFANISPIIRNSGEWFKSIGTEKSPGTKVFALTGHIKNTGLVEVPMGITLRELIYEVGGGLSEGKKLKAIQTGGPSGGCIPEELLDIPVDYESLKSIGSIMGSGGLIVMDDSSNMVEVARFFMDFCQSESCGKCVPCRVGTLELKNLLDKFIKKDATKSDYELLKNMCEVVRDTSLCGLGQTAPNPVLSTIKYFENEYLEGIKDA; encoded by the coding sequence ATGTTAGATTCATTAGAAGACTTAGAAAAATTAGCTATTGAAAAAAGAGATTTAAAAAGAAATTCCCATGAAGAACTAAGAGTTTGCGTGGGAAGTGGTTGTTGCTCTTTAGGTTCTGAAGAACTTTTAAAAAATTTAAAAAAAGATGTAAAAGAAAATGGTTTAGATGAAAGATGTAAAGTCAAAGGTGTTGGGTGTAGTGGTTTGTGCTCAGAAGCAATTATGGTTTCTCATTATCACAAAGTAAAAGATTCAGCTTCTATTTATAGTAAAATGACTTCAGATAGTTCAAATAGCTTTATTGAAACCTTAAACAAACAAACTCCAATAAAAGATAAAAAGTGTGATGTTACACAAAGTTTTTTTACTAGTCAGAAAAAAATTGTTTTAGAAAATGCTGGAATTGTAGATCCTGACGATATAGATGATTATATTGCATATGATGGATATTTAGCTTTATATACTGCACTTGAAAACATGTCTCCCCAAGAAGTTATAAATGAGATTAAAATTTCTGGTTTAAGAGGTAGAGGTGGAGGTGGCTACCCTACTGGATTAAAATGGGAAACTGTAGCAAAAGTTGAAGCTGAACAAAAATATATTGTGTGTAATGGAGATGAAGGTGATCCAGGAGCTTTTATGGATAGAGCGATTATGGAAGCAGATCCTCACAAAATTATTGAAGGGATGACCTTAGCTGGATATGCCTGTGGAGCAACAAAAGGTTTTATATATGTAAGAGCTGAATATCCAATTGCTGTTCAAAAACTAAATAAAGCCATAAAACAAGCAAGAGTAAAAGGTATATTAGGAAATCAAATTGCAGATAGTGGTTTTAGCTTTGATATAGAAGTAAGACTTGGAGGTGGAGCATTTGTTTGTGGTGAAGCCACAGCATTAGTTGCATCAATTGAAGGAAATAGAGGAAACCCAAGACAAAAACCACCACACTTAAGTGATTATGGTTTGTGGAAATCACCAACAGTACTAAACAATGTAGAAACCTTTGCAAATATATCACCTATTATTAGAAACAGTGGTGAATGGTTTAAAAGTATAGGTACAGAAAAATCCCCTGGTACTAAAGTATTTGCACTAACAGGACATATTAAAAATACAGGATTAGTTGAAGTGCCTATGGGAATCACTTTAAGAGAACTGATTTATGAAGTTGGTGGTGGGCTAAGTGAAGGGAAAAAATTAAAAGCAATCCAAACAGGAGGTCCAAGTGGTGGATGTATTCCAGAAGAACTACTTGATATTCCAGTTGATTATGAATCTTTAAAATCTATAGGTTCTATTATGGGAAGTGGTGGACTTATTGTTATGGATGACAGCTCTAATATGGTAGAGGTTGCAAGATTTTTTATGGATTTTTGTCAAAGTGAATCTTGCGGTAAATGTGTTCCATGTAGAGTAGGAACCTTAGAATTAAAAAATCTACTTGATAAGTTTATAAAAAAAGATGCAACTAAAAGTGATTATGAATTATTAAAAAATATGTGTGAAGTAGTAAGAGACACTAGTCTTTGTGGGCTTGGTCAAACAGCTCCAAATCCAGTATTAAGTACTATTAAATATTTTGAAAATGAATACTTAGAAGGGATAAAAGATGCTTAA
- the hoxU gene encoding bidirectional hydrogenase complex protein HoxU: MLKDKVRVKTFKIDDIDVTGRSDATILEVANEHNIKIPTLCFLEGLSSVGSCRMCMVEVKGAKGLIPACTSKIKEGMEVTTNSEKLQSHRKMVLSMIFAERTHTCSVCVSNGHCELQNQAIELGLEHSYVPYIHKNFEIDASHKDYVYDPNRCILCTRCVRVCDEVEGAHALDLFGRGIDAKIIHDMDEPWADSESCTSCGKCVQVCPTGSLFEKGLSATEMVKKKNIVTNLIQARKNK, encoded by the coding sequence ATGCTTAAAGATAAAGTTAGAGTCAAAACATTTAAAATAGATGATATTGATGTTACAGGAAGATCAGATGCAACTATCTTAGAAGTTGCAAATGAGCACAATATAAAAATTCCAACCCTTTGTTTTCTTGAGGGGCTAAGTAGTGTTGGTTCATGTAGAATGTGTATGGTTGAAGTTAAAGGAGCTAAAGGTTTAATTCCAGCATGTACTTCAAAAATAAAAGAGGGGATGGAGGTTACAACAAACTCAGAAAAACTTCAATCTCATAGGAAAATGGTTTTATCAATGATTTTTGCAGAAAGAACTCATACTTGTAGTGTATGTGTTTCAAATGGTCACTGTGAACTTCAAAATCAAGCTATTGAATTAGGCCTTGAACATAGTTATGTTCCTTATATCCATAAAAACTTTGAGATTGATGCTTCCCACAAAGATTATGTATATGATCCAAATAGATGTATTCTTTGTACAAGATGTGTTAGAGTTTGTGATGAAGTGGAAGGTGCTCATGCTCTTGATCTGTTTGGTAGAGGAATAGATGCTAAGATTATTCATGATATGGATGAACCTTGGGCCGATAGTGAGAGTTGTACTAGTTGTGGAAAATGTGTTCAAGTTTGTCCAACTGGTTCACTTTTTGAAAAAGGCTTAAGTGCTACAGAGATGGTTAAAAAGAAAAATATAGTAACTAACCTAATTCAAGCAAGGAAAAACAAATGA
- the hoxE gene encoding bidirectional hydrogenase complex protein HoxE: MLATIPNDSRYKMVEKTMKKLNYDRSALIEALHTAQESFGYLENETLKFIARRLKVPFSKVYGVATFYHYFRLKPKGKHTIVVCMGTACYIKNANKILERLEERFKIKAGETTKDNLVSLISARCVGACSLAPIAVYDNKSVGHLEIEQAVTEAEELIKC; encoded by the coding sequence TTGCTAGCAACTATACCTAATGATTCTCGTTATAAGATGGTTGAAAAAACCATGAAAAAGTTAAATTATGATAGAAGTGCTTTAATTGAAGCTTTACATACTGCCCAAGAGAGTTTTGGCTATCTTGAAAACGAAACACTAAAATTTATTGCAAGAAGATTGAAAGTTCCTTTTTCAAAAGTGTATGGTGTCGCAACTTTTTACCATTATTTTAGACTTAAACCAAAAGGAAAACATACAATTGTAGTTTGTATGGGAACAGCCTGTTATATAAAAAATGCAAATAAAATACTAGAACGTCTAGAAGAAAGATTTAAAATAAAAGCTGGTGAAACAACAAAAGACAATTTAGTGTCACTAATTAGTGCAAGATGTGTGGGAGCATGTTCCTTAGCTCCTATAGCCGTTTATGATAATAAATCAGTTGGTCATTTAGAAATTGAACAAGCTGTTACAGAAGCTGAGGAGTTGATAAAATGTTAG
- a CDS encoding ankyrin repeat domain-containing protein, with translation MLKKSIYLFFIVTIFIFTGCVKKETQLSLTDLSDTKENIVGTTIHDAVRINDLELVKTFINKGIDLNKKDRFGYTPLHLAARFNHFEIAKLLVEKGAEVNTKDKYGDTPLIDSARNGYTNISKLLICNGANRDTLDKYEMSALHYASKTNDVYISKLLRADDIEAICSNKEEVEVEPKEQFYNLITIDDNDVINDNTPKICGNIIDSDVKQVQITFDGGKTVTEAQIKDNRWCAQVETKVENGTYNVMAMAINSASQRGKVEDELKIYVINELYDVLNDEFKDDFAIWNAELDEDTLTFRFKDPAMMFTRGSSKINDRYKEILNQFFPKYVNMLKNYSNEIINIYVEGHTSSRYRTAPTPEEKFEKNKILSQKRADAILEYLEGINNSIVLDNKDFIQSTFVPEGKSSSEVIYNKDGSENFELSRRVEFRIETR, from the coding sequence ATGTTGAAAAAATCAATATATTTATTTTTTATAGTTACAATTTTTATATTCACAGGCTGTGTAAAAAAAGAGACACAATTAAGTTTAACAGATTTAAGTGATACAAAAGAGAATATAGTTGGTACAACAATACATGATGCCGTAAGAATTAATGATTTAGAATTAGTTAAAACTTTCATAAATAAAGGTATAGACTTAAATAAAAAAGATAGATTTGGTTATACACCTTTGCACCTTGCAGCAAGATTCAATCATTTTGAAATAGCAAAATTATTAGTTGAAAAAGGTGCTGAAGTTAATACAAAAGATAAGTATGGAGATACCCCTTTAATAGACTCTGCAAGAAATGGTTACACAAATATTTCAAAACTTTTAATTTGTAATGGAGCAAATAGAGATACTTTAGACAAATATGAGATGTCAGCACTACACTATGCTTCAAAGACAAATGATGTATATATCTCTAAACTTTTAAGAGCAGATGATATTGAAGCTATTTGTTCAAATAAAGAAGAGGTAGAAGTTGAACCTAAAGAGCAGTTCTATAATCTAATTACAATAGATGATAATGATGTAATTAATGACAATACACCAAAAATATGTGGAAATATAATTGATTCAGATGTAAAACAAGTACAAATAACATTTGATGGTGGAAAAACAGTAACAGAAGCACAAATTAAAGATAATAGATGGTGTGCACAAGTTGAAACAAAAGTTGAAAATGGTACATATAATGTAATGGCTATGGCTATAAACTCTGCTTCTCAAAGAGGAAAAGTAGAAGATGAATTAAAAATTTATGTGATAAATGAATTATATGATGTTTTAAATGATGAGTTTAAAGATGATTTTGCAATATGGAATGCTGAGCTAGATGAAGATACTTTAACTTTCAGATTTAAAGACCCAGCTATGATGTTTACAAGAGGAAGTAGTAAAATAAATGATAGATATAAAGAGATACTAAACCAGTTTTTCCCTAAATATGTAAATATGTTAAAAAATTACAGTAATGAAATTATTAACATCTATGTGGAAGGTCATACTTCATCAAGATATAGAACTGCTCCAACTCCTGAGGAAAAATTTGAAAAAAATAAAATTTTATCTCAAAAAAGAGCTGATGCTATTTTAGAATATTTGGAAGGAATAAACAATTCAATAGTTTTAGATAATAAAGATTTTATTCAAAGTACTTTTGTTCCTGAAGGTAAATCATCTTCAGAAGTTATTTATAACAAAGATGGAAGTGAAAATTTTGAATTATCAAGAAGAGTTGAATTTAGAATAGAAACAAGATAG
- a CDS encoding Mur ligase family protein codes for MDGITALKQIDKKQLWRLFIDGRFHKKYRGWTGYENQESGSTQGMINAYTHMLENFDLSKGVSCHYLRNLHHICMFNVHSTLREASPGDLRCEETGFKFFAARTTLEFFKELFELRKDDNVKLFHNSGFEKPAKDLDVFDVYKRLMKRGKLQFNPWFPELDEKTKNILDQKGSFVEFYEAKSYVQLQFAKKMEGIVNRFNEKLHKLEGEDNIISEIAKFIQEIELLHPFPDGNCRTFLTLTNHLLLYKGLLPTMIENPNFDGTYSYKEYAYEIKKGIECTKKLLKNPNEKLYNYSIEEASAEEISKFKQMASKFISTIDKFAFEKPLNVDDSIYLTPENLTKITGGKWINFNPNILYSRVGTHSDAGKDFISFFVSLADWRKENLSYEVIMERINSCVKKGVNTIVVDKEEYAKGLKIPVLVVDDVTSMLRKVAIEVREKVDPQTVFVGGTVGKTGFKIQLHNCLKDIVSTHAILNSGNIKLPILYSLASLKSDDKVEIVEVSGAAKYSWGASRSKIISPNICVFTDINLVHMDIHKSVENLIRNKASAVEGLRENGICVVNNDAIYAKELKTVIKEIRDDAKIITFGTSKENDAYIISKEFNSDDFSWNIKAMINKKEIEYNLPLFQNHAPIQSLGVLLVVDSLGYDTKEAALNYKNISTFQTMGRVFRITDDKKSFVFYDQSLRGSIQGMESALNDLKNFKIKGKKIALLGGSSIEEDGEFTKLQHEKLAKLLNESDIDILYTTGPYLNYLHDNLNEDLKAKLKLHSDNRELLVEDLTKNIENDDCVFVMGSAYLRLGNVGQYILSLGKKEQIG; via the coding sequence ATGGATGGGATAACTGCTTTAAAGCAAATTGATAAAAAACAATTATGGAGACTTTTTATTGATGGAAGGTTTCATAAAAAATATCGTGGTTGGACAGGTTATGAAAATCAAGAGAGTGGTTCAACACAAGGGATGATTAATGCATATACCCATATGCTAGAGAATTTTGATTTATCAAAAGGTGTTAGTTGCCATTATTTAAGAAATCTTCATCATATTTGCATGTTTAATGTTCATTCAACTCTAAGAGAAGCTTCACCAGGAGATTTAAGATGTGAAGAGACAGGGTTTAAATTTTTTGCTGCAAGAACAACTCTAGAATTTTTTAAAGAGTTATTTGAATTAAGAAAAGATGATAATGTAAAACTTTTTCATAATAGTGGGTTTGAAAAACCAGCAAAAGATTTAGATGTTTTTGATGTATATAAACGATTGATGAAAAGAGGTAAATTACAATTTAATCCTTGGTTCCCAGAATTAGATGAAAAAACTAAAAATATCTTAGACCAAAAAGGAAGTTTCGTCGAGTTTTATGAAGCAAAATCTTATGTTCAACTTCAATTTGCCAAAAAAATGGAAGGAATAGTAAATAGATTTAATGAAAAACTACATAAATTAGAGGGTGAAGACAATATCATAAGTGAGATAGCTAAGTTTATTCAAGAAATAGAGTTATTACATCCATTTCCTGATGGAAACTGTAGAACATTTTTAACTTTAACAAATCATCTTTTATTGTACAAAGGTTTATTACCAACAATGATTGAAAACCCAAATTTTGATGGTACTTATTCTTACAAAGAGTATGCTTATGAGATAAAAAAAGGGATTGAATGTACTAAAAAACTATTAAAAAATCCAAATGAAAAACTATATAACTACTCTATAGAAGAAGCTTCAGCTGAAGAGATTTCAAAGTTTAAACAGATGGCTTCAAAATTTATCTCTACAATTGATAAATTTGCTTTTGAAAAACCTTTAAATGTTGATGACTCTATATATTTAACTCCTGAAAACTTGACAAAAATTACAGGTGGGAAATGGATAAATTTTAATCCAAATATCTTATATTCAAGAGTTGGAACTCACAGTGATGCGGGAAAAGATTTTATTAGTTTTTTTGTTTCTTTAGCAGATTGGAGAAAAGAAAATCTTTCCTATGAAGTTATTATGGAAAGAATAAACTCTTGCGTAAAAAAAGGTGTAAATACAATTGTTGTTGATAAAGAAGAGTATGCAAAAGGTTTAAAAATTCCTGTTTTAGTTGTAGATGATGTAACTTCAATGTTAAGAAAAGTTGCAATTGAAGTTAGAGAAAAGGTTGACCCTCAAACAGTATTTGTAGGTGGGACAGTTGGAAAAACAGGTTTTAAAATACAACTTCATAATTGTCTAAAAGATATTGTTAGTACCCATGCAATTTTAAATAGTGGAAATATAAAACTTCCAATTTTGTACTCTTTAGCTAGTTTAAAAAGTGATGATAAAGTTGAGATTGTAGAGGTTTCAGGTGCTGCAAAATATAGTTGGGGTGCAAGTAGAAGTAAAATTATCTCTCCAAATATCTGTGTTTTTACTGATATAAATTTAGTTCATATGGATATTCACAAAAGTGTAGAAAATCTGATTAGAAATAAAGCTTCAGCTGTTGAAGGACTAAGAGAAAATGGTATTTGTGTTGTAAACAATGATGCTATATATGCAAAAGAATTAAAAACTGTAATAAAAGAGATTAGAGATGATGCAAAGATTATAACTTTTGGAACTTCAAAAGAAAATGATGCTTATATTATTTCAAAAGAGTTTAACTCAGATGATTTTTCTTGGAATATAAAAGCTATGATAAACAAAAAAGAGATTGAATATAACTTGCCATTATTCCAAAATCATGCACCAATACAAAGTTTAGGAGTTTTATTAGTTGTTGATAGCTTAGGTTACGATACAAAAGAAGCTGCTTTAAATTATAAAAACATTAGTACTTTTCAAACTATGGGAAGAGTTTTTAGAATTACAGATGATAAAAAGAGTTTTGTTTTTTATGACCAATCTTTAAGGGGTTCAATACAGGGTATGGAATCAGCTTTAAATGATTTAAAAAATTTTAAAATCAAGGGTAAAAAAATAGCACTTTTAGGTGGTTCATCTATTGAAGAGGATGGAGAGTTTACAAAATTACAACATGAAAAACTTGCTAAACTTTTAAATGAAAGTGATATTGATATACTTTATACTACAGGGCCTTATTTAAACTATTTACATGATAATTTGAATGAGGATTTAAAAGCAAAATTAAAATTACATAGTGACAACAGAGAACTGTTAGTTGAAGATCTTACAAAAAATATAGAAAATGATGATTGTGTTTTTGTAATGGGAAGTGCATATTTAAGATTAGGTAATGTTGGTCAATATATTTTATCTTTAGGTAAAAAAGAACAAATTGGATAA